One Pseudomonas abieticivorans genomic region harbors:
- a CDS encoding AAA family ATPase: MEHREALIALRTFLSTQILGQEKLIDRLLIVLLADGHMLVEGAPGLAKTKAIKELAEGVEAQFHRIQFTPDLLPADITGTEIYRPETGSFVFQQGPIFHNLVLADEINRAPAKVQSALLEAMAERQVSVGRSTYELSPLFLVMATQNPIEQEGTYPLPEAQLDRFLMHVKIGFPDAAVERRILQQARGEALNGETKPERRVSQQAIFAARKEILGLYMADAVEEYLVQLVMATRTPGKFDPEMAEWIAYGASPRGSIALDRCARAHAWLAGRDFVSPEDIQAVLFDVLRHRIILSFEAEAAGIDQDRVIQRILDVVAVA; this comes from the coding sequence ATGGAACATCGTGAGGCGCTGATTGCGCTGCGAACCTTTCTTTCAACGCAAATTCTCGGCCAGGAAAAACTGATCGACCGCTTGCTGATCGTGCTGCTGGCCGACGGCCATATGCTGGTCGAAGGTGCCCCGGGCCTGGCCAAGACCAAGGCCATCAAGGAATTGGCCGAAGGCGTTGAAGCACAGTTCCATCGCATCCAGTTCACCCCCGACCTGCTGCCGGCCGACATCACCGGCACTGAGATCTATCGCCCGGAAACCGGCAGTTTCGTGTTCCAGCAGGGGCCGATCTTCCACAACCTGGTGCTGGCCGACGAAATCAACCGGGCGCCGGCCAAAGTGCAATCGGCGTTGCTGGAGGCCATGGCCGAGCGCCAGGTCAGCGTGGGCCGCAGCACCTACGAGCTGAGCCCGTTGTTTCTGGTGATGGCCACGCAAAACCCCATTGAGCAAGAAGGCACCTACCCGCTGCCCGAAGCGCAGCTGGACCGCTTTTTGATGCACGTGAAAATCGGCTTCCCGGATGCCGCCGTGGAGCGGCGCATTTTGCAGCAGGCCCGTGGCGAGGCGCTGAACGGCGAAACCAAGCCTGAACGCCGGGTCAGCCAGCAAGCCATCTTCGCCGCGCGCAAAGAGATCCTCGGCCTGTACATGGCCGATGCCGTGGAGGAATACCTGGTGCAACTGGTGATGGCCACCCGCACCCCCGGCAAGTTCGACCCGGAAATGGCCGAATGGATCGCCTATGGCGCCAGCCCCCGTGGTTCCATTGCCCTGGACCGTTGCGCGCGGGCCCACGCGTGGTTGGCCGGGCGCGACTTTGTCAGCCCCGAAGACATTCAGGCCGTGCTGTTCGACGTGTTGCGCCACCGCATCATTTTGTCGTTCGAAGCGGAAGCGGCGGGCATCGACCAGGACCGGGTGATCCAGCGCATCCTCGACGTCGTAGCCGTCGCCTGA